One window of the Fibrobacter sp. UWP2 genome contains the following:
- a CDS encoding SIMPL domain-containing protein — MKFGMISGIVFWALVFTGCDCCKNTPEVPKVDVSGSKSQKYAANQFVSTFSLELRDASKDGVYKKLTERRQRIFEVTKSIDVDESGVEQNSVSLTKEWSYDHGDRRLVGYVARQEFSVKLDSRKDAAMLTQLLSTEPDVEIYPTSATVKNLDSLQGVVIEAAVKNGLAKASHYAAGAGLKLGKVLYIGGDEAGVIRLGARRSKSMLYMANATDAAGTLDENSIADSVEVQAKVHLSIELK; from the coding sequence ATGAAATTCGGAATGATTTCGGGAATCGTTTTTTGGGCACTTGTTTTTACCGGCTGCGATTGTTGCAAAAATACGCCCGAGGTCCCAAAGGTGGATGTTTCTGGCAGCAAGTCGCAAAAATATGCGGCGAATCAGTTCGTTTCTACTTTTTCGCTGGAACTCCGTGATGCAAGCAAGGACGGCGTCTACAAAAAGTTGACCGAGCGCCGCCAGCGTATTTTTGAAGTGACAAAGTCCATTGACGTTGACGAATCCGGCGTAGAGCAGAACAGCGTCTCCCTGACCAAGGAATGGTCGTACGACCATGGCGACCGCCGCCTTGTGGGTTACGTAGCCAGGCAGGAGTTTAGCGTCAAGCTGGATTCGCGCAAGGATGCTGCGATGCTCACGCAGCTTCTTTCGACCGAGCCCGACGTGGAAATCTACCCGACTTCGGCAACGGTCAAGAATTTGGATTCCCTCCAGGGTGTGGTTATCGAAGCAGCGGTCAAGAATGGCCTTGCCAAGGCGTCGCACTATGCCGCGGGTGCAGGCCTCAAGCTGGGAAAGGTCCTTTATATAGGTGGCGACGAAGCTGGAGTCATTCGTCTCGGGGCGCGGCGCTCTAAAAGCATGCTCTATATGGCGAACGCAACAGATGCTGCAGGAACCCTCGACGAGAACTCCATTGCCGACTCGGTCGAGGTCCAGGCGAAAGTTCACCTTTCCATAGAACTCAAATGA
- a CDS encoding sodium:solute symporter, translating to MFTLIDWIVLFAYLLFSLAIGLWVSRGNKNLKEYMFGGGAMPWVAVGISLIATSVSATTFLGAPADVYGDDMTFLMFQIGALLSIIVVGFVFIPRFRSAGINSAYELFERRFGSLAVRRLAALFYCLHLLLRTGILLYAPSLVLAQILHVDLRVAIVVSAAVAIFYTWFGGIKAVIWTDVMQFCVFFGGGALVLILISNAVGGFGEMAAMASEAGKTRWWNPSIDISDARTLVSAGFAYAILEIAIRGCDQQFVQRYLSCKDVKAANRSSILSMVLGCAVSILFYWVGAALFVYYKVTCVSSLPEGIGQNDVFPYFIVNGLPIGVTGLIVAAICAAAMSSLSGAINSLSNTSEHDFLGWKEDEGIGGLKRAKIWTVVWGVLGVFFALFAATQQGSLLKNALFFTGLFTGPLLGMFILAFFVKNLRPWMVIVAVLCGMASLVLIQGIPAFGVPALLGGIFSWPWMPFISMTTTIVVAVALKLVCTPFLKTRKA from the coding sequence ATGTTTACTTTAATCGATTGGATCGTCCTCTTCGCCTACCTTCTCTTTTCGCTTGCGATTGGCCTTTGGGTTTCTCGCGGCAACAAGAACCTCAAGGAATACATGTTCGGTGGCGGCGCCATGCCATGGGTGGCCGTGGGCATCAGCCTTATCGCGACTTCGGTGAGTGCGACCACGTTCCTCGGCGCTCCTGCCGATGTGTATGGCGACGACATGACGTTCCTCATGTTCCAAATCGGCGCCTTGCTCTCTATTATTGTTGTCGGTTTCGTGTTCATCCCCCGGTTCCGTTCAGCGGGCATTAACAGTGCCTACGAGTTGTTTGAACGCCGGTTCGGTTCCCTTGCCGTGCGTCGCCTGGCGGCGCTTTTCTATTGCCTGCATCTGCTGCTCCGCACGGGCATCTTGCTCTATGCTCCGTCGCTTGTGCTGGCGCAAATTTTGCATGTGGACTTGCGTGTGGCGATAGTCGTCTCTGCCGCCGTCGCCATTTTTTACACTTGGTTTGGCGGCATCAAGGCGGTCATCTGGACCGACGTGATGCAGTTCTGCGTGTTCTTTGGCGGTGGAGCCTTGGTGCTGATCCTCATCTCGAACGCCGTGGGCGGTTTTGGCGAGATGGCTGCCATGGCAAGCGAGGCAGGCAAGACCCGCTGGTGGAATCCGTCCATCGACATTTCCGACGCACGCACGCTTGTTTCGGCTGGCTTTGCCTATGCAATCCTCGAGATTGCCATTCGCGGTTGCGATCAGCAGTTTGTGCAGCGCTACCTCAGCTGCAAAGACGTGAAGGCGGCGAACCGTTCCAGCATCCTCTCGATGGTGCTCGGTTGCGCGGTTTCGATTCTCTTTTACTGGGTAGGCGCGGCGCTGTTCGTCTATTACAAGGTGACGTGTGTTTCGAGCCTTCCTGAGGGCATCGGTCAAAACGACGTGTTCCCTTACTTTATTGTAAACGGTCTCCCGATAGGTGTGACAGGCCTTATAGTCGCCGCCATCTGTGCTGCGGCCATGAGTAGTCTCTCGGGCGCCATCAATTCCCTCAGCAACACCTCGGAGCACGATTTTTTGGGCTGGAAGGAGGACGAGGGCATTGGCGGCCTCAAGCGAGCCAAAATCTGGACGGTCGTGTGGGGAGTCTTGGGCGTATTTTTTGCGCTCTTTGCGGCGACGCAGCAGGGGAGCCTCCTCAAGAATGCGCTCTTCTTTACCGGGCTCTTTACCGGCCCTCTCCTCGGCATGTTCATCCTCGCGTTCTTTGTCAAGAATTTGCGCCCGTGGATGGTCATCGTCGCGGTTCTCTGTGGCATGGCGAGCCTTGTGCTCATTCAGGGAATCCCTGCATTTGGTGTTCCGGCTCTCCTCGGCGGCATCTTTAGCTGGCCGTGGATGCCCTTCATCAGCATGACGACGACCATCGTTGTCGCCGTTGCTTTGAAGCTGGTCTGCACGCCTTTCCTTAAGACTCGCAAAGCATAA